A stretch of DNA from Archangium lipolyticum:
GCTGGAGCGGGTGAAGCCCTGGGTGGAGAAGACCGGAACGGACCTCTCCGATCCGGCGGTGCTCGCCGAGGCGCCCATCCTCCCGGCGTTCCCCTCGGCGCGGTTGCAGGACCTGTGGACGCTGCAGGACGCGGCGATGGAGGCCCTGCCCCGGGTGCGCTGCCCCGCGCTGGTGGCGGTCGCCGAGCAGGACCATGTGGTGGACCCCGAGGGCGGCCGGTTCCTGGCTCGAGGCCTCACCGCGTCGCCCCAGGTGCGCCACATCTCGCTGCAGGACGGCTTCCACATCATCCCGCGAGACAGGGGCGGACCCCTGCTCGCCTCGGAGGTGGGCACCTTCTTCGACCGGCTGCGATTATCGGACAGCCCTACGCGCCCAGCGGCAGGGATACGGTGAAGGTGGAGCCCTCCCCCAGCCGGCTCTCCACCGAGATGTCCCCGCCGTGCGCCTGGGCGATCTCCCGGGCGATGTAGAGCCCCAGTCCCAGGCCACTGGCCTCGTTGGCGCTGATGGCCCGCTCGAAGCGTTCGAAGACGCGGGAGCGGTCCTCCTCGCGCAGCCCGAGTCCCTCGTCCTTCACGGACAGGTGCGCCCATTGCCCGTCCGCCGTCACCTCGATGCGCACCGGCTTGCCCGCACCGTACTTGAGCGCGTTGGACAGGAGGTTGAGCAGGATCTGCTCGAGGCGGCCCCTGTCCCACAGACCCGTCACCTCGTGGCCGCGGGAGACCTCGAGCCGCACGCCCGCGTTCGCGAACTCTCCCGACATGCGGTCCACCACGTCCTCGACGAGCCCGCGCAGCTCCACCTGGCCCAGGTCGAGCGTCAGCTTGTTCGCATGGACGCGCGAGACATCGAGCAGGTCGGACACGAGCCGCGACAGGCGGCGCAGTTGCCGGTCCGTGCGCTCGATGGTGCGCGCCACGTTCTCCGGCATGAGGGCCGACAGGTCTCCCCGCGCCAGGGCGCGCGTGAGGGACTGCACCTGCAGCTTGAGCGACGTCAGCGGCGTGTTGAGCTCGTGGCTGGCCACGGACAGGAACTCGTCACGCGCCTGGACGGCCCGCTCCAGCTTGCGCTCCGCGCCCCGGAAGCGCTGGAGCTGCTGAATCATCCAGTCCACGCGCTGCTCGGTGGAGCCCTGGCCCAGCACCATCGCGGGCGTCTCGTAATAGAGGTTGGGACACACCTGGTTGCCGACGATGGCGACCGGGTGGGTGCGCAGCACGTCGCGGATGATGTCCGCGCCAAAGCGCTCGCGGTTGTACTGGCAGATGGCCGAGGCGCGGCTCCCCGGGAAGAAGTGGCTCAGACGGGCCTCGTACTCGATGAGCCCCTCACACCCGCACTCCTGGCCCAGGGCCCACGTCATCTCGCCCGTCACCCGGAAGCCGGTCCGGCCCGCGGCGACCGCTGCCTGCACGGTCTGGTCGAGGAAGGAGATCATCGCCGGCGGGTCGAACTTTCCGAAGCGCAGGTAGGCCTCGCGCTTGGTGGCGAACGTCAGCTGGCCCGAGCGCTCGTGCGCCTCGACATCCACCCCGTGGGTGCGAAAGGCCCGCCGGACTTCGTTCAGGCTCCGGTCGTCGATGACGTACAGGCACGCCTCGTTGCGCGCCAGGCCCTCGGCCATGTAGGGCACCACCGCGTCCCACTGCTCCCTGGCGTTCTCGTACACCAGGCACAGGTGGTCGCCAGGGCCCATTCGTTGAAGCTCTTTGTGGATCTCCATCCGCTCGTGTTCTCTTGACCCTCGGTGTCGAGGAGTAGGTTCAAGTCGTTGGGGGACAGACAAGACACACCGGGAGTCCGGGGCATTCCATCCCGCCCGGGGCAGGACCCAACCAGGAAGCGGATGCCTCCTGGCTTGCCCCTCATGAGTGCGAAGAGGAAGGCGTGAGAAGGGCCCATCATCCACCCGTGAAGACGGCCATGCATCGAAACCATGCAGGAGTGTCACGAATCCATTAGGCACTCCCCCACGCATGCCCCCCGCCCAGCCCGTTGTCGAGCTCCACGACGTCTCGAAGTCCTACGCCGAGGGCGATGCCGTCCGCGAGGTGCTCTCCAACGTGCGCCTCACCCTGCACGCGGGTGAGTTCGTCGTGCTGCTCGGCCGCAGCGGCTCGGGGAAGTCCACGCTGCTCAACCTCATCAGCGGCATCGACCTGCCTTCTCGCGGCACGGTGCGCATCGACGGCCGCGAGCTCGTCACCCTGAGCGAGCACCAGCGCACCCTGCTGCGCCGCGACCGCATCGGCTTCATCTTCCAGGCCTTCAACCTGCTGCCCACCCTCACCGTGGAGGAGAACATCCTCCTGCCCCTGGAGCTCACCGGGCGCGAGGGCCCGGCGTCACGCGGACGCGTGCGCGAGCTGCTCGACACGGTGGGCCTGGGCAACCGCGCCAGCAGCTTCCCCGACCGGCTCTCCGGTGGTGAGCAGCAGCGCGTGGCCGTGGCCCGCGCGCTCGCCCACGCCCCGCCCCTCCTGCTGGCCGACGAGCCCACCGGCAACCTCGACGAACAGACGGGGCGCAAGGTGTTGGACCTCCTGGAGGGCCTCACGCGCCGGGAGCGGGCCTGCGCGCTCATCGTCACCCATGACCCGGGCCTCGTCTCGCGCGCGGACCGCGTGTTGCAGCTCGAGGCGGGCCAGCTCGTCGAGCGGGAGGCCCGCGCGTGAGACAGCGCCTCCTGGCCCGCGCCAGCCTGCGCCACCTGGGCAGCCACCCGTGGCTCACCGCCCTGTCCCTGCTGGGCATCGCGCTCGGCGTGGCGGTGGTGGTGTCCATCGACCTCGCCAACGCGAGCGCCATGCGCGCCTTCGAGCGCTCCACCGACACCGTGGCCGGCCGTGCCACGCATCAGCTCGTCGGCGGGCCCGCGGGGCTGCCGGAGTCGGTGTACCGGGACGTGCGCCTCCTGCCCGGCGCGCCCGTGTCCGCTCCCGTGGTGGAGGGCCACGTGCGCGCGACGAGCGGCGACAGGCGCACCCTCACCATCCTGGGCGTGGACCCGTTCGCCGAGGCTCCCTTCCGCTCCTTCGTGCCCAGGGGTGGCGGCCCCGTGGACCTGGGCGCCTTCCTCACCTGGCCCGGCACCGCCCTCCTCACACGGCGTACCGCCCAGGCCCTGGGCGTCAGCACCGGAGACACCCTGGACGTGGTCATGGAGGGCGTGACGCGGCGGCTGCGCGTGACGGCCACCCTGGAGCCCGAGGACGAGGGCAGTGCCCGCGCCATGGAGAGCCTCGTGCTCACCGACATCTCCACCGCGCAGGAGGTGCTCGGACAGGTGGGGCGGCTCTCGCGCATCGACCTCCTGCTGCCAGCCGGTGACGCCGGAGAGGCTCAACTGGCGCGCCTGCGCCCGCTGCTGCCCGAGGGCGCCGAGGTGGTGCGGCCCCGCGCGCGCGGCAACGCGGTGGAGCAGATGACGCGGGCGTTCCGCACCAACCTCACCGCGCTGTCGCTGCTGGCGCTCGTGGTGGGCACGTTCCTCATCTACAACACGATGACCTTCTCGGTGGTGCAGCGGCGCGAGCAGCTCGGACGGCTGCGCGCGGTGGGCATCACCCGGCGCGAGCTGTTCGCCCTCGTGCTCGTCGAGGCCACGGCCCTGGGCCTGGTGGGCACGGTGGCCGGGCTGCTCATGGGCATCATCATGGGCCGGGGGCTGGTGGAGCTCGTCACCCGGACGCTCAACGACCTGTACCTCGTGGTGAGCGTGCGGGGCCTCTCGCTGGAGTCGTTCACGCTGGCCAAGGGCGTGCTGCTCGGCCTGGGCGCGACGCTGGCCGCCGCGCTGCTGCCCGCGTGGGAGGCGGCGCGCTCGGCCCCCGCGGTGACGCTGCGCCGCTCCACGCTGGAGGACGTGGCCCGGCGGAGGGCTCCGCGGTTGGCCCTGCTGGGGCTGCTCGTGCTCGCGTTGGGCGTGGGGCTGCTGGCCCTGCCCACTCCCGAGCTGCTTCCGGCCTACGGTGGCCTCTTCTCCGTGCTGCTGGGCGCGGCGCTGCTGGTGCCCTGGTTGACGACGCTGCTCGCGGGCGCGGCGGCGGGTCCGCTGGGGCGTCCCTTCGGGCTGCTGGGGCGCATGGCCGCGCGCGGTGTGACGTCGAGCCTCAGCCGCACCGCCGTGGCCCTCGCCGCGCTCATGGTGGCCGTGGCCACTACGGTGGGCGTGGGGCTCATGGTGGCCAGCTTCCGCGGCACGGTGGCCGAGTGGCTGGAGGCCTCGCTGCAAGCGGACATCTTCGTCTCCCCGCCCGCGCTCGTCACCCGGCGCGGCGGAGCCACCTTCGCCCCGGGCCTCGCCGAGCACCTGCGCGAGACTCCCGGCGTGGCCCGCAGCACCACCATCCGCACGGTGCAGGTGCGCGTGGATGGCATGCCCACGGACCTGCGCTCCGTGGACTTCGGCACCGTCACCGTGCGGCCCTACCGCTTCAAGCAGGGAGACCCGGAGCGCGTGTGGAAGGAGCTGGAGGCGCCGGACACCCTGCTCGCCTCCGAGCCCTTCGCCTTCCACCGCCGCCTGGGCGTGGGCGACTCCGTGGAGCTGTCCACGGACAAGGGCCCGCGCCGCTTCCGTATCGTCGGCGTGTACTTCGACTATGGCTCGGACGCGGGCACGCTGCTGATGCCGCGCGCCACGTACCTGCACCACTTCGATGACCCGAGGGTGAGCGGCGTGGCCCTCTACGCCGCGCCCGGACAGGACGTGGACGCGCTGGTGGCCCGCGTGCGCGAGCGCGCCGGGAGCGTGCAGGCGCTCGACATCCGCTCCAACCGCGCGCTGCGGGAGACGTCCCTGGAGGTGTTCGACCGCACCTTCACCATCACCCACGTGCTGCGGCTGCTCGCGGTGGGCGTGGCCTTCGTCGGCGTGCTCAGCGCGCTCATGGCGCTGCAACTCGAGCGCGCGCGCGAGCTGGCCGTGCTGCGCGCCACCGGCCTCACGCCCCGCCAGCTCTGGGGCCTCGTGTCCCTCCAGACGGGACTGCTGGGCCTGCTCGCGGGACTCTTCTCGCTGCCGCTCGGCGTGGCGCTCGCGTACGTGCTCGTCCACGTCATCAACCAGCGCTCCTTCGGGTGGACGCTGCAACTGCTGGTGGTGCCCGGCGTGCTCGTACAGGCGCTGGTGCTGGCCCTGCTGGCCGCGGCGCTCGCGGGCCTCTACCCGTCCTGGAAGATGTCGCGCGCCAACCCCGCGAACGCGCTGAGGGAGGAGTGAGGACGATGCGCGGACGCGGACTCGTCATCGGCGTGGCGGTGGTGCTCGTGGGGCTCGGGGCGGGAGCGGTCTGGGTGACGCGGGATGCGGCACCGGCCCCGAGCGGCGCGCCGACGCTGAAGGTGGCGGAGGCACTCGGAGGTGGAGCGGGCGGCGAGGCCGGTTACACGCGCGCCCTCGAGCCCCGGGAGTTCCACTTCCCCGAGGACCATGGTCCACACCCCGGCTTCCGCACCGAGTGGTGGTACTGGACGGGCAACCTCTCCACGGCGGACGGGCACGACTTCGGCTACCAGCTCACCCTCTTCCGCAGCGCGCTGGCCCCCGAGGACGCGCCGCGCGAGTCCGCGTGGGGCACGCGGCACGTCTACATGGGACACCTGGCGCTCTCGGACATCAGCGGCGGGCGCTTCCACGCCACCGAGCGCTTCACCCGCGACGCGCTGGGACTCGCGGGCGCGCGGACCGAGCCCTTCCGCGTGTGGTTGGAGGACTGGAGCGCGGAGGCCCTCGCGGGCGGCGCCCTGCCGATGAAGCTCACCGCCCAGGGAGACGGGGTGTCGCTGTCGCTCGTGCTGGAGGAAGGCAAGCCCCCGGTGCTCCAGGGTGACCGGGGCCTCGCCCGGAAGGGAGCCGCACCGGGCAACGCCTCCTATTACTACTCGCTCACCCGGATGCCCTCGCGCGGGCAGGTGATGGTGGACGGCCGTGTCCACGAGGTGACGGGCCAGAGCTGGATGGACCGCGAGTGGAGCACCCGCCCGCTCGGCGAGAACCAGGTGGGCTGGGACTGGTTCGCGCTCCAGCTCTCGGACGGCGGCGAGCTCATGTACTACCAGCTCCGTCAGAAGGACGGCTCGGTGGACCCGTTCAGCGCGGGCATGCTCGTCCCCGCCCGGGGCGAGCCCGTGCGGCTCTCTCGCGACGACGTGCGGCTGGAGGTGTTGGACACCTGGAAGAGCCCTCGCGGCGGCACGGTGTACCCGGCGCGTTGGCGTCTCTCCATTCCCTCACAACGTCTGGAATTGAACATCACCCCCGCCCTGGCCGACCAGGAGCTGCCGGTGAGTGTTCGCTACTGGGAGGGCTCCGTCCGCCTCTCGGGCACGCACGAGGGCCAGCCCCTCGAGGGCCGCGGCTACGTCGAATTGACGGGTTATGGAGACACGCCGCCGCGAGAGCGTTGAAAGACTGGACAGAAGCGACAAAACCCTTGCACTCCCGCTATTCTTCTACAATTACACGCGTAGGATGCGCGGCAAACGTCATGGGGGGGTCACATGGCCATCCGCCGCGAATGGAAGCTCGGGACGCATTCCGCCTACTTCGAGCAACCGGACATCCTCTGGGTGAGGATCGACGGTGAGACCACGTTCCAGGATGCAGTCTGTCTGTCCGAAATCTATGGGGAGCTGGGCAACCACCGCCCCATCTTCGTGGTGACGGACCTCCGGGGGGCTACCACCGTCGACTCCGAGGCGCGCAACTACGTCTCCCGGAACGTCAATCCCGCCTGGTTCCTCGGCTCCGTCTACATCGGCGCGGGCTTCGTGCAGAAGGCCGCGGCCAAGAGCCTCGCCTTCGTCCACTACCTCACGGGCCGGCTCACCTTCGATCTGCACTTCGTCGGCTCGGAGGAGGAGGCGCGCGAGCTCCTGGCCCGCGAGCGTGCTCACCGCCGCGCCCGGGTCGCCTGATCGCCTGCAACGGGCTCGTCCGGCCGGGCCCCGACATGACCGCTCCCGTCACGCCTTCCGGGTACCACCTACCGGATGGCCACGGACTGAGATACACCGGCAGTCACGAGGCTCCCCATGACGGCTCCCCGCGAATGGTCCATCGGCACCCACTACATCCGCTTCGAGCAACCCGACACCCTGTTCATCAAGATCACGGGTGACATCGGTCTCGAGGAGGTCAAACAGCTCGTCGAGATCTGCCGCGAGCTGGCCGAGAAGAAGCCGTTCTATCTCATCACCGACCTTGCGGAGATTGGCACCATCCCCTCCGAGGCCCGGGGCTACGCCTCCAAGAACATCCGCCAGGAGTGGTACCTGGGGGTCGCGTACATCGGCGCCAACTTCGTGGCCAAGGCCGCCGCCAAGGGGCTCGCGCTGATGATGTATTTCACGGGCAAACCCTCGTTCGACCTGGAGTTCGTCCACGACGAGAACGAGGCGCGTGCCGCCATCTCCCGCCAGCGCCTCAAGCGCGCCACCAAGGTGGCCTGACGCACCGGGCCCGAGTCCCCGCCCTCCACCTACAGCATGAATGACTGCTCGGCCGGCGCGTCGTGCGCGTCGAGCGGGCGCGTGTTGTAGGCGAGCGCCTCGGCCAGCCGCGCGGGCTTCTCGTTGCGCGGGGACGTCATCAACTGGATGAACGCGTCGTGGTCCAGGCGCAGACGCGGGTTGGTGAGGCGCTCGTGGCCGATGGTGCTGAACGTGCGCCCGCCGTAGTCGTGGGCGGGGTACACGAGCGTGTCCTCCGGCAGTGACAGCAGCCGCTGGAGGCTGCGGTACTCGGCCTCGGCGTCACCGGTGGGCAGGTCCGTGCGGCCCGTGGCGCCGATGAGCAGCGTGTCGCCGCTGAGCACCCGGTCCTCCATCACCAGCACCAGGCCGTCCGACGTGTGCCCCGGGGACTCCCAGACGGTGAGGCGCACCTCCCCCACCTCCAGCACCTCCCCGTCGCTCAGCACCCGGTGCACCGAGCCCTCGGGAGCCCCGGCGATGACGGCGCCCGTCATCCGCGCCAGCTCGCGGCACCCGGACAGGTGGTCCGCGTGCGTATGGGTGTCCACCACCAGCTTCAGCCGGAGCTGGTCCTTCGCCAACCGCTGCATGTAGCCCGGCAACAGCTCCAGCACCGGGTCCACGATGAGCGCCTCGCGTGTCCGCGGGCTGACGATGAGGTAGGTGCGGCAGCTCGCCCCGCCGTTCAACTCCTCGAAGATGAAGCCCTTCATCCCCTGCCTCCCCTCCCCGGATGCACCCTCACGCCCGGGACGGGAAGCAAGTTAGGCACTGTTGGCCGCTGGCACGTCCGGAGGGAGACCCCGGGGCATCGAGACGCCCAACAGTGGACGGTTCAGCGGGCCACGGAGGGGATGGCGGCGCACAGGTGCGCGTGCAGCGTCTCGGTGCGCACGTAGAGGAACTGCGCGTCGCCGAAGGCCAGCCCGTCCCCGTCGAACAGCTGCTGCTCCTGGTCTCCCAGGGCGATGGCGTTGACGAACGTGCCGTTCATCGAGCCCGCGTCACGCACGTAGCAGCTGCCG
This window harbors:
- a CDS encoding MEDS domain-containing protein, with the protein product MEIHKELQRMGPGDHLCLVYENAREQWDAVVPYMAEGLARNEACLYVIDDRSLNEVRRAFRTHGVDVEAHERSGQLTFATKREAYLRFGKFDPPAMISFLDQTVQAAVAAGRTGFRVTGEMTWALGQECGCEGLIEYEARLSHFFPGSRASAICQYNRERFGADIIRDVLRTHPVAIVGNQVCPNLYYETPAMVLGQGSTEQRVDWMIQQLQRFRGAERKLERAVQARDEFLSVASHELNTPLTSLKLQVQSLTRALARGDLSALMPENVARTIERTDRQLRRLSRLVSDLLDVSRVHANKLTLDLGQVELRGLVEDVVDRMSGEFANAGVRLEVSRGHEVTGLWDRGRLEQILLNLLSNALKYGAGKPVRIEVTADGQWAHLSVKDEGLGLREEDRSRVFERFERAISANEASGLGLGLYIAREIAQAHGGDISVESRLGEGSTFTVSLPLGA
- a CDS encoding ABC transporter permease, which gives rise to MRQRLLARASLRHLGSHPWLTALSLLGIALGVAVVVSIDLANASAMRAFERSTDTVAGRATHQLVGGPAGLPESVYRDVRLLPGAPVSAPVVEGHVRATSGDRRTLTILGVDPFAEAPFRSFVPRGGGPVDLGAFLTWPGTALLTRRTAQALGVSTGDTLDVVMEGVTRRLRVTATLEPEDEGSARAMESLVLTDISTAQEVLGQVGRLSRIDLLLPAGDAGEAQLARLRPLLPEGAEVVRPRARGNAVEQMTRAFRTNLTALSLLALVVGTFLIYNTMTFSVVQRREQLGRLRAVGITRRELFALVLVEATALGLVGTVAGLLMGIIMGRGLVELVTRTLNDLYLVVSVRGLSLESFTLAKGVLLGLGATLAAALLPAWEAARSAPAVTLRRSTLEDVARRRAPRLALLGLLVLALGVGLLALPTPELLPAYGGLFSVLLGAALLVPWLTTLLAGAAAGPLGRPFGLLGRMAARGVTSSLSRTAVALAALMVAVATTVGVGLMVASFRGTVAEWLEASLQADIFVSPPALVTRRGGATFAPGLAEHLRETPGVARSTTIRTVQVRVDGMPTDLRSVDFGTVTVRPYRFKQGDPERVWKELEAPDTLLASEPFAFHRRLGVGDSVELSTDKGPRRFRIVGVYFDYGSDAGTLLMPRATYLHHFDDPRVSGVALYAAPGQDVDALVARVRERAGSVQALDIRSNRALRETSLEVFDRTFTITHVLRLLAVGVAFVGVLSALMALQLERARELAVLRATGLTPRQLWGLVSLQTGLLGLLAGLFSLPLGVALAYVLVHVINQRSFGWTLQLLVVPGVLVQALVLALLAAALAGLYPSWKMSRANPANALREE
- a CDS encoding DUF7793 family protein yields the protein MTAPREWSIGTHYIRFEQPDTLFIKITGDIGLEEVKQLVEICRELAEKKPFYLITDLAEIGTIPSEARGYASKNIRQEWYLGVAYIGANFVAKAAAKGLALMMYFTGKPSFDLEFVHDENEARAAISRQRLKRATKVA
- a CDS encoding ABC transporter ATP-binding protein, which encodes MPPAQPVVELHDVSKSYAEGDAVREVLSNVRLTLHAGEFVVLLGRSGSGKSTLLNLISGIDLPSRGTVRIDGRELVTLSEHQRTLLRRDRIGFIFQAFNLLPTLTVEENILLPLELTGREGPASRGRVRELLDTVGLGNRASSFPDRLSGGEQQRVAVARALAHAPPLLLADEPTGNLDEQTGRKVLDLLEGLTRRERACALIVTHDPGLVSRADRVLQLEAGQLVEREARA
- a CDS encoding lipocalin-like domain-containing protein encodes the protein MRGRGLVIGVAVVLVGLGAGAVWVTRDAAPAPSGAPTLKVAEALGGGAGGEAGYTRALEPREFHFPEDHGPHPGFRTEWWYWTGNLSTADGHDFGYQLTLFRSALAPEDAPRESAWGTRHVYMGHLALSDISGGRFHATERFTRDALGLAGARTEPFRVWLEDWSAEALAGGALPMKLTAQGDGVSLSLVLEEGKPPVLQGDRGLARKGAAPGNASYYYSLTRMPSRGQVMVDGRVHEVTGQSWMDREWSTRPLGENQVGWDWFALQLSDGGELMYYQLRQKDGSVDPFSAGMLVPARGEPVRLSRDDVRLEVLDTWKSPRGGTVYPARWRLSIPSQRLELNITPALADQELPVSVRYWEGSVRLSGTHEGQPLEGRGYVELTGYGDTPPRER
- a CDS encoding MBL fold metallo-hydrolase — translated: MKGFIFEELNGGASCRTYLIVSPRTREALIVDPVLELLPGYMQRLAKDQLRLKLVVDTHTHADHLSGCRELARMTGAVIAGAPEGSVHRVLSDGEVLEVGEVRLTVWESPGHTSDGLVLVMEDRVLSGDTLLIGATGRTDLPTGDAEAEYRSLQRLLSLPEDTLVYPAHDYGGRTFSTIGHERLTNPRLRLDHDAFIQLMTSPRNEKPARLAEALAYNTRPLDAHDAPAEQSFML